Proteins encoded by one window of Venturia canescens isolate UGA chromosome 2, ASM1945775v1, whole genome shotgun sequence:
- the scrib gene encoding protein lap4 isoform X11, which translates to MFRCIPIFKGCNRQVESVDKRHCSLPSVPDDILRYSRSLEELLLDANHIRDLPKNFFRLQRLRKLGLSDNEIHRLPPDIQNFENLVELDVSRNDIPDIPENIRNLSSLQVADFSSNPIPRLPAGFVQLRNLTVLGLNDMSLTNLPPDFGRLEALQSLELRENLLKSLPESLSQLSKLERLDLGDNEIEELPSHIGKLPALQELWLDHNQLQHLPPEIGELKTLACLDVSENRLEDLPDEIGGLESLTDLHLSQNVIEKLPDGLGELGKLTILKVDQNRLSVLNESIGKCESLQELILTENFLFELPVSIGNLVNLNNLNVDRNSLQSLPTEIGNLKNLGVLSLRDNKLQFLPTEVGNCTALHVLDVSGNRLQYLPYSLISLNLKAVWLSENQAQPMLTFQTDVDEETGQEVLTCFLLPQLEYHVANQNGCRIEIRSAAQANEMRELASSDDEGWQEKEASRTHSVKFTDDAPEADKETPFVRQNTPHPKELKAKAHKLFSKGKNDSRSGSTDEQDVSQTFGLDKTETMNATTNEEHTEQEHIPTCNDEETREMTKVSESEGPFETSMAHETLENDDVTTQQQPSGPNSTTTDNDFEGSVSETRCRDEDESESEDMQRHVEFTILEDADYEGGGDSGKPNRLHRRDTPHHLKNKRIHTSIDKDKVASIIAQALMKKSDDQPVSLTPTTESVEQCELNSQGATSDVEPSIEVREEQYEIHIERTTGGLGLSIAGGIGSTPFKGDDEGIFISRVTEGGPADLAGLRVGDKVISVNGVSVVDVDHYDAVEVLKACGRVLILVIVREVTRIVPPSEQMSIRKDSICSSMSTSRAPSATSYVSSTAMSHNLENGDSSLTHDIVKTRKIPEPIAVARTSGEPLIPVLVHTTLIRDQNGLGFSIAGGKGSSPFKDNTDAIFISRITDGGVAQKDGKLLVGDKVISINGVEMTGAKHEQAVGMLTGLERFVRLVVEREIPISQANPATSVTPSEKSPRLIGGAPRPYTGLYSANSYMANRPGLASYRRSIDADKTLSPSPTSSTPPPPPPPVPPPQLSSKPEAINGIAKMNGVTERSGPTGATSPSNLTSPSSNQPQPAPRLSMTQPATGSGHPVGDSTNSGRSESGEQRSNSPQEDIQVPKPITNEEFQAMIPAHFLRPPKSSPSPDSQQGPVVTVTIKQPDNLPGDVTFPPAPTTIGKVTEVITKSTLTETVVTRVTDNHLVEPVITEDVVLMKEGSLGFSIIGGTDHSCTPFGAKEPGIFISHVVPGGIAANSGKLRMGDRILKVNGTDVTKATHQEAVMELLRPGESIILTVQHDPLPESYQLVEIEYIPVTELVIVKEPGEKLGMHIKGGLRGQRGNPLDHTDEGVFISKINSGGAARRDGRLKVGMRLLEVNGTSLLGATHQEAVNILRCSGNTITLVVCKGYDKNEIEHIMTMSSGRDSKNSKTSQERKDSLTEGLKSLSQSVSSLDRDDEEAATLRQEQEMKAELVAWEQEERERALVEQREKSTPEKVLDVVRAAESLVNKPNSPVDMPVPPKSPGGTKDLKTTTIVMSKHTLAPQNPTTKDGDNSNLAGL; encoded by the exons ACATACCGGACATTCCTGAGAATATCAGGAACTTGAGCTCTCTACAGGTGGCAGACTTCAGCAGTAACCCGATACCAAG GCTTCCGGCTGGTTTCGTGCAACTGAGAAACCTAACTGTACTCGGCCTCAATGACATGTCCCTCACGAACTTGCCACCAGATTTTGGCCG TTTGGAAGCCCTTCAGTCGCTGGAATTGAGGGAAAATTTGCTCAAATCCTTGCCCGAATCACTCTCTCAGCTCTCGAAACTCGAGAGGCTGGATCTTGGTGACAACGAGATCGAGGAATTG CCGTCGCACATAGGAAAATTACCCGCACTACAGGAATTGTGGCTCGACCACAATCAATTGCAACACTTGCCACCAGAAATCGGTGAATTGAAGACCTTGGCGTGCCTGGACGTTTCGGAGAACCGCTTAGAGGATTTGCCGGATGAGATCGGTGGTCTCGAGTCGTTGACAGATTTGCATCTGTCGCAAAacgtcattgaaaaattgcctGATGGCCTTGGCGAGCTCGGGAAATTAACGATACTTAAAGTCGATCAAAATCGATTGTCCGTCCTGAACGAGAGCATTGGCAAATGCGAAAGTCTTCAAGAGCTCATTCTTACGGAAAATTTCCTCTTCGAGCTACCGGTCTCCATAGGGAATCTTGTCAACTTGAATAATCTTAACGTCGATCGCAATAGCCTGCAATCGCTTCCCACAGAAATCG GAAACTTGAAGAACTTGGGGGTACTTTCGCTTAGGGATAACAAATTGCAATTTTTACCTACCGAAGTTGGCAACTGTACGGCCCTCCACGTTTTGGATGTTTCTGGAAACAG GTTGCAGTACTTGCCGTATTCGCTGATAAGTTTAAACCTCAAAGCTGTGTGGCTGAGCGAGAATCAAGCGCAGCCAATGCTGACGTTCCAGACCGATGTTGACGAGGAAACCGGTCAAGAGGTTCTCACGTGTTTCTTATTGCCACAGTTGGAGTATCACGTAGCTAATCAGAACG GATGTCGTATCGAAATACGAAGCGCTGCACAGGCGAACGAGATGAGAGAATTAGCGAGCAGCGACGACGAAGGATGGCAAGAAAAAGAAGCCTCGAGAACGCATTCCGTTAAATTTACGGACGATGCGCCGGAAGCCGACAAGGAG ACTCCATTCGTCAGACAAAATACGCCACATCCGAAAGAACTCAAAGCTAAGGCACACAAGTTATTCAGTAAGGGAAAGAACGACAGTCGATCGGGATCAACCGACGAACAG GACGTGTCGCAAACATTTGGTCTCGATAAGACCGAGACAATGAATGCGACGACGAACGAGGAGCACACGGAACAGGAGCATATTCCTACGTGTAATGACGAGGAGACGAGAGAAATGACGAAAGTTTCAGAGTCCGAAGGGCCGTTTGAAACTTCCATGGCTCATGAGACGCTTGAAAACGATGACGTTACGACGCAGCAACAACCGTCGGGACCAAACTCAACGACGACA GATAACGATTTCGAGGGTTCGGTGTCGGAAACGAGGTGTAGGGATGAGGATGAGTCTGAGTCTGAGGACATGCAGAGACATGTCGAATTTACGATATTGGAAGACGCCGATTACGAGGGTGGGGGTGACTCGGGCAAGCCAAACAGGCTACATCGCCGGGACACCCCGCACCATCTGAAAAACAAGCGAATTCATACCTCGATTGACAAGGATAAAGTTGCTTCGATCATCGCACAG GCTCTAATGAAGAAAAGCGACGACCAACCTGTCTCTCTGACCCCGACGACAGAATCCGTGGAACAATGTGAGCTCAATAGCCAAG GGGCAACCTCGGACGTAGAACCGTCGATAGAAGTACGGGAAGAGCAGTACGAAATCCATATCGAAAGGACGACCGGAGGCTTGGGTCTGTCTATTGCTGGTGGCATCGGATCAACACCCTTCAAGGGCGACGACGAAGGCATCTTTATTTCTAGAGTCACAGAAG GTGGACCCGCAGATTTGGCTGGTTTGAGGGTCGGCGACAAAGTTATCTCAGTTAACGGTGTCTCGGTAGTCGACGTCGATCATTATGACGCAGTTGAAGTTCTCAAAGCATGCGGTCGTGTGCTTATACTCGTTATCGTCCGCGAAGTTACGAGAATAGTGCCACCGTCCGAACAA atgtcTATTAGAAAGGATTCAATATGTTCGAGTATGAGCACGAGTCGAGCTCCCAGTGCTACGTCATATGTTTCCTCAACCGCAATGTCTCACAATCTCGAAAACGGTGACAGCAGCTTAACTCACGATATTGTCAAA ACACGAAAAATTCCTGAGCCCATCGCCGTTGCGAGAACAAGCGGCGAACCTCTGATACCGGTTCTCGTACACACGACGCTTATTCGCGATCAAAATGGTCTAGGATTCAGTATAGCAGGCGGAAAGGGGTCATCGCCTTTCAAAGACAATACGGAC GCAATATTCATCTCGAGAATTACGGACGGTGGAGTAGCGCAGAAAGATGGCAAATTGTTGGTCGGTGACAAAGTCATATCG ATAAACGGTGTCGAGATGACGGGCGCGAAGCACGAGCAGGCTGTGGGAATGTTGACGGGATTGGAAAGGTTCGTTCGATTGGTTGTCGAACGGGAGATACCAATTTCACAGGCGAATCCCGCGACGAGTGTGACGCCTTCAGAAAAATCGCCACGTTTGATCGGTGGTGCTCCGCGTCCTTACACGGGGCTTTACAGCGCCAATAGTTATATGGCGAACAGGCCAGGTTTGGCGAGTTACAGACGCTCGATAGACGCCGACAAGACACTTTCTCCGAGCCCAACGTCGAGTACACCGCCGCCTCCCCCGCCGCCAGTTCCGCCACCTCAATTGTCCTCCAAACCCGAGGCGATCAATGGAATCGCAAAGATGAACGGCGTGACGGAAAGATCCGGTCCTACCGGAGCCACGAGCCCCTCGAACTTGACATCTCCCAGCTCCAACCAACCGCAACCAGCGCCAAGATTATCCATGACGCAGCCTGCTACAGGATCCGGTCATCCCGTCGGTGACTCGACGAACAGCGGACGTTCCGAGAGTGGTGAACAAAGATCGAATTCGCCGCAGGAAGATATACAGGTACCCAAGCCAATAACCAACGAGGAATTTCAGGCCATGATCCCCGCTCATTTCCTACGACCTCCGAAATCCTCGCCCTCCCCAGACTCCCAACAGGGCCCGGTCGTCACGGTCACGATTAAGCAACCTGACAATCTACCCGGGGACGTTACGTTTCCCCCGGCGCCTACGACAATCGGTAAAGTTACCGAGGTCATCACTAAGAGCACGCTCACCGAGACTGTTGTAACGCGTGTTACTGACAATCATCTTGTGGAACCTGTTATTACCGAG GATGTCGTGCTAATGAAGGAAGGCTCATTGGGCTTCAGTATCATTGGTGGAACCGATCACTCTTGTACTCCCTTCGGCGCCAAGGAGCCTGGGATTTTCATATCACAC GTGGTACCCGGTGGCATAGCAGCTAATTCAGGAAAACTACGAATGGGCGATAGAATATTGAAAGTTAATGGAACAGACGTGACAAAAGCAACTCACCAAGAAGCGGTCATGGAACTCTTACGTCCTGGAGAATCGATCATTCTCACGGTTCAGCACGATCCACTGCCGGAAAGTTATCAG CTGGTCGAAATAGAGTACATCCCGGTGACA GAACTCGTCATTGTGAAGGAACCCGGTGAGAAATTGGGTATGCACATCAAGGGCGGTTTGAGAGGACAACGTGGCAATCCTCTCGATCACACGGACGAGGGTGTATTTATATCGAAAATCAATTCGGGTGGTGCAGCCAGACGTGACGGCAGACTTAAG GTTGGTATGAGATTGCTGGAAGTAAATGGCACGTCGTTGCTCGGTGCAACCCATCAGGAAGCGGTGAATATTCTCAGATGTTCCGGGAACACGATAACCCTCGTGGTTTGTAAAGGATACGATAAGAACGAGATCGAACATATAATGACAATGTCGAGTGGTCGggactcgaaaaattcgaaaacctCTCAGGAGCGCAAAGACTCACTGACCGAGGGCCTCAAATCGTTATCCCAAAGTGTCTCGAGCCTCGATCGGGATGATGAGGAAGCGGCAACTTTGCGACAAGAGCAAGAAATGAAGGCCGAACTCGTTGCTTGGGAACAAGAGGAACGCGAACGCGCTCTCGTCGAACAGCGAGAGAAATCCACTCCGGAAAAG GTATTGGATGTAGTTCGAGCAGCAGAGTCGCTAGTAAATAAACCGAATAGCCCGGTTGATATGCCAGTGCCGCCTAAATCACCTGGTGGCACAAAAGATCTTAAAACAACGACAATCGTCATGAGTAAACACACTCTGGCACCGCAAAATCCAACT ACAAAGGATGGTGATAATTCGAATTTGGCCGGCCTGTGA